A stretch of DNA from Perca fluviatilis chromosome 15, GENO_Pfluv_1.0, whole genome shotgun sequence:
taagatttctcgtgaatgcaattatctaatcaatcaatcaatcacatgGAGGCTTCCAGATGCCTCCagcagaggagggagggagagggggcagagagagagagagagagagagagagagagagagagagagagagagagagagagagagagagagagaggcgctgTTTGCACACTGAATTGGAGAGACGCTGTGCTCACATGAACTCGTGAAACTGCAACAAAGGTATCGATCTCATCACGACagtatcgatccgataccaatactCATCTTGGTATCGATACTATCAATATTTAGATCGATACGCCCAGCCCTAGCGGCAGTCCTcagggcgaaaatgccttgttgatgctagaggtcagaggagaatggacagactgattccagctgatagaagatcaactttgactcaaataaccactcgttacaaccgaggtatgcagcaaagcattcgtgaagccacaacacgcacaaccttgaggtggatgggctacaccagcagaagaccccaccgggtaccactcatctccactaaaaatagctACTTCctgcaggataatgcaccatgtcacaaagctcgaatcatttcaaactGGTTTCTTGAAAATGACTGAAACTGTACTAAAATGACCCCcccagtcaccagatctcaacccaatagaacatctttgggatgtggtggaacaggagcttcgtgccctggatgtgaaTCCCACAAATCTCTATCAACTGCAActgatgttctattgggttgagatctggtgactgtgggggtcATTTTAGTACAgcgaactcattgtcatgttcaagaaaccaatttgaaatgatttgagctttgtgacacggtgcattatcctgctggaagtagccattagaggatgggtacatggtggtcaaaaagggatggacatggtcagaaataATGCTCAGGCAGGCCgaggcatttaaacgatgcccaattggtactaaggggcctaaagtgtgccaagaaaacattccccacaccattacatcaccagcaccagcctgcccagtggtaacaaggcatgatggatccatgttctcattctgtttacgccaaattctgactctaccatctgaatgtctcaacagaaatcgagactcatcagacgagggaacatttttacagtcttcaactgtccaattttggtgagcttgtgcaaattgtagcctcattttcctatttttagtggagatgagtggtaccgggtggggtcttctgctggtgtagcccatccgcctcaaggttgtgcgtgttatggcttcacaaatgctttgctgtatacctcggttgtaacgagtggttatttgagtcaaagttgatcttctatcagctggaatcagttggcccattctcctctgacctctagcatcaacaaggcatttttgccccccaggactgctgcatactggatgtttttcctttttcaggccattctttgtaaaccctagaaatggttgtgtgtgtaaatcccagtaactgagcagattgggaaatactcaaaccagcccgtctggcaccaacaaccacgccacgctcaaagttgtttagatcacctttcttcccattctgacattcagtttggagttcagtagattgtctagacctggacgacacccctaaatgcattgaagcagttgCCATGTGATtagttgattagataattgcattcacgagaaatcttacaggtgttcctaataatctttaaggtgagtgtatatccACCTTGAGCAACTACAACATTACCATGCTACCTACACGATGAAGCATCAGAAATATTAgcaaaataatataatgtgaATTATTATACAGCACTTTAGGTCATTTTACATTATggatacttttacttttcaaaCTAAGTATATTGTGCTGATGATACtactgtacttttatttaagtaaatttatttttacattgtggtagTGCTACAGAATAGCTCAGAATGATCGATCCTCTTACTGACATGAAATGATTTTGGTGTAAttatgcaatttaaaaaaacactttctcacCTTCAAAGAACAGAGGCGATTTCACTGCTGGATCTCAGACACGCATCTGTTTCTCAAAGGCAAAAGCCTTTCTTTGCTTTCTCTCCAAAtgttgttaaatgtttttttggtaTCAAGTTTTTTGTGAGGATGTTCTCCAATGTGCTTccattgttttgtctgtttttactcCTCCAATATTAACAATTGCATGCTTTTTTTTGGGATCCGTTCAGTTTGTTAGCAGCCTCAGGCCTTACTGATGAGGACTAACACAGGTGGTTGACATTAATCTTTAGTACAGGAATTCATGGTAAGTAATTAAAATCATGTATTTAAGTATAAGTCAATGTTACTTTTCTTAAATAAGGCTACTCCTTTAATTTACAACCAGTCTGGGAAATCAGGACCTTGATGTAGTGATGAAGGTGGGGCTGAGACAGTATTTCCAGCTCGTTAGTCAGGATTCAATTTGGCATGTGGCCATCAGTGAGGGTGAGGGATAGCTGCGGAGAGGTTCACACTGGGGATTCTGGGTGTAAAATGCCAGAGCACAAAGCAAGTGTTGAGTGTTACGCCGTCAAATAAGCTGGCAGCCATGTGTCTTTGGCCTGAGATCAGAATGAGTCCAGCAGCATTAAGATTCTGCCCTGCACCCTTTTTCCTTGTAAGTCCTGCAAATGAAATGGCCTCCTCATGTCGGACACATGAATCAGCTGTTTGACTTGGCCCTCCAGTGACTCCAGCAGCAGGGAGGGAAGGGCCTGCCCCACCCACCCGTCTCTCTCTGTGGATGTTTAATGTTCGGGACATATTACCTCAGTGACCAGATCTGAGGCAACGGCCGTGATTGTCTAAAAAATCCGAAGAGGCGAAACAATTATTGTCACCTTAATGATGCAACCCGGCATTAATCCTTAGCAATGGAGCCTTTTAAGTCAACAAATCTCTGCCAGACTTAACAGTGAGCCATCTCGTTTAACCTCTATTAACAAGAGAGCAATTGGAATTCAAGACACTGCGTTGTTTTTCGTCCTTCTCAGCAACAACATTCAGTGGCCAGATAGTAGAGCCATACGGGGCTTTATTTACCCAGTACCACTGGTTTCCACTCCCTGTGATTTTATGACCCAGTAACAAAGAAGTCCTTTATGTCCCACTGCTGTTGTGGTTTTAATAGCAACACCACAGTTAAATTAATATACCACTGTTTTATAATCTTAACTACAAATAATGTTTGAGTTAAACTTTCAACTTATGCTAGaagattttcaaatgcagttttagtgtttttttcttgtttcccACGACCGGGCAGCCATTGATTTCAATTCATTTCGGACTCTTGTGatgtaaagtgacaaaaaatttatctattttaacttttaatttcaaatttatttttacactcaatttttgttatttaactgactattatttatttagtaatGTTTTCAGCTATATCTTTAACTTGTCTTACAACCTTGTACTACTTTAAATTGTCAGACTATATTTGTAGTAAATAAgataaaacacattgtttttAATAACTTGTTAATTGTTGTGACAGTGTCTAATGCCCCAATTGTTCTTGTCTTCAGGGATGTACACTTAGGACAGAACAGGACTTAGAGGAAGagcagtcagtcagtcacaATTTCATCTCCACTTATCCCGTCTTCTTCAAAAAGAAGTCCGAAAAAGATCAGCTGAAGTGCCCTGATGTAGCCAGCCCTGCAGTTGTCAAGGTAATGGGTGAAAATGGTTTTGTAACGCAGCCTCTGTTAGTCCTCCTGGAGTTCAAATTACTGTAGGTCTGCACTccccactccctccctccctccctcccactccTCCTCAGCTCTACCATCCATCTGTCTTTGTAACCAAACAGTACGTCTAATAACCAGAACATAGTGAACACCCCAGAGTCCTTCAGTCTCACTGGAGCCTCGGCTACATGAATCTACCACTGCAATAATGAAAGTGTGCATGTCTGCAGCATGAGGGTCAACCAATTGTAGATGTACAGTTATGTGTAATAttaatttaagattttttttttttgtagctataAGATCATGAATGCGTGAGAATCATCCATGTGTCCCTGGTCATTGGCTCAGGTGCTTTTGTGCTGACACTTTGGCGTACATTATTCTTGGTGCTAAGTGGTCAAGTCATATAATTTTTCATATCACCAAATGTATTTCTTGCcaagaaaacacaaatgaatGAAGTTAAGATATTGAATGAATAACACTTGAATGATATTTATAGAGAATTTCATAGCACAAAATGAACCAGTGTGTCAAGAAAGTgtatttagtttgtttgtttagtgTATAAGTGTGACAAATAATACTCTTATTGTAATGATATTCTAACTATAATTGTTTGCTTCtgtctgactttttttgtgacACAATATGCAAACAAACTGACCCTTGCAAAATGAAGCAtgtaataattgtatttaaCACTGTTTAAGGAAAGTAGGTGACTGGTCTTATATCCATTGTAAAAACGCTGACTTTGGGTTATAAAAcattgtttagtttttattacaTACAGATTTACAAATGAAGTTTTGTTTTAAACCAGGATATGattatgtattgtttgtttgtgataACACTATTACTATCCCTCAACAAGGTGCATAAAAAGTATTAGTGTTGAACACCTGACCAAAATATATAATTGGTACAATTAAAAGCTGATTTAAATGGTTAATGAAAtgggcaaaaaacaaaaaactgagaTAACTGATAAGAACACAGAGTTATActgaaaatgtaactttaatGAAGACTAATCTAATTACATGATTCCCATTAGAGTAAGCAGGTGTTTAGTGAATAATTGTAGGTAATTATAATAATCCAAAATAATCCGCTGAGGTTCTACAAGCTGTTTGTCTCCTTAGTGGGACCCAAAGTGTAATTATATGATGGACTTTGTGCAACACACCAAAACATTTAATATGTCTTAATTGATCTGCTTCATCTGTCAATCTGCTGTTGCTCTATTTGATTAGAGTGTGAAGATCTCTTCCCAACAGCTCCATCCTTTTATTCCTTCAaactttctgttttctgtttttgtgagaGAGCATGTGTGGTCAGCTTGAATTGGTGGCCAGACCCTGCCACACAAAATCCTTTTCATTCAGCTGGAacagaaagaaagggagaaagacATAAAGGGGTGAAAgcaagagtgagagagagagtgagggagatgGCAGAAAGGgagagtgtggggggggggggagacatttGTAGTTGAGTGGACGAGCACAGACAATCCCTGGCACACAGCTCTTTGAGTGTCATGTAAACCACCCATTCCCTCTTGCTTTTTGTCCCATTCACTGCCTGCCTGCCACCCTCCCTTCTCTCTGCCGCACCCTGTGGCCTCTCTGCTTTGGACTTGGGGGTTCACCCTGCCTCTATAAAAGCCCTGTTTGTGCCCCGTGTGAGCTTCATTCCCCATCATGGAAAGTCAGAGAGCTCAGTCCTCATACAGGAAGCGCTTTGGGCCTCAGGGCTCCGGCAGCACAGGAGTCAGAATTGGGAGCCTTTCTTCAGGCCGCCTCTCCTGGCATGGCACCCCACGCAACCTCACCCACTCCAGCCCCATGTCCCGGATCTCCTTCGGCTCAACCAACACGGCCCTGCTCCTGGGGAGCCCTGTGGACCGGCTGGACTTCCCAGCTGACTCCCTGATGAAGGCCCAGTACAAGGAGACACGCACCAATGAGAAAATGGAGATGATGGGCCTGAATGACCGTTTTGCCAGCTACATAGAGAAGGTGCGCCTGTTGGAGCAGCAGAACAAGGTGCTGGTGGCGGAGCTGAACCAGCTGAAGGGGAAGGAGCCCAGCCGCCTGGGAGACATCTAccaggaggagctgagagagcTGCGCAGGCAGGTGGACGGTCTCACTACTGGCAAAGCTCGGCAGGAGATAGAGAAGGACAACCTGGCTGCAGATCTGACCATGCTCAAGCAGAGGTAGGAGGAAGCAGGGTGGGACTCCTGTTAGGGTGGAGGATCGTGTTGGTCTGATGTACAACAGCACATGTGTCATAATGTCACTGGCTTTTGCACATTATGTATTTTGCTTGCTTGCTTCCTTGTACTTTCTGATGatgaaaatacataatttggCACAAAACTTTTTGTAAGTTTCtttggacaaaaaaacaactcaatggctaaaaaacaaatgtagtttTGTGGAGAATAAAAATAGACATTTAAAGATACCTTAACAAGGAGGCTTATATTTCAAATTTAGATCAACTAATAAAAAGACATGTAACAGGTGGAGGGAAGTAGTACCAAACTTCTTCCCGATTTCTCCCTTCTTGTGGCTATCTGGGTTTTACCCACTGAATTTCTGTTTTATCTCCTGtacagtgagtttttttttcttctatgcATCTTTTTGGTTCAAAGCATCACCAGAATTACATCCTCCTCAAAAATATTTGTTCCTATCCAGATTTGCTCACAAATGTGCTTTGGGATTTTGTTAAATACCAGGACTGGAAAAAGACATTCAGTATGCATAGCTTTGAGGTCTCTCAGAACAAAATAAGACAGGTTTGTTGCATAGCTgagagttttttcttttctttttaattacgaatgcattcatatgcagattTGGTTCGTCTCTCATTCGTTGGAATGCAGACCGCTGTGCTCTACCCGAGCTTTACTCCTGGATCCCTCTTCACAAACTTGATCCTGACTGAACCCCTCGTCGCCATTGAGTGAGTGTGGAGGAATGAGGCAAACACAATGGCAGCCGTCCACAAAGGAAGTAGACAGCCAGGCAGATGTTCTCTTTTCCCCTGTTACTCCAAAACAGTGATTCACTGCAGTCACATATGCAGCTTTTAAAGAGCACAAGTGGCATGAATCTATAATTGAATTTAGGGAAGGAGAATAACCAATTTAATGTCCCTGAGGGTGGAAAAGTCTACTTCGGGCTCCTCTCTACCCTCTGACTACTACTGAGCTGCCAGCCCCCTGAAAGAACGCAGAGTATATAGTGATGGTCGTGGCTGagaaggtcaaaggtcactttTGTGATTCTACTCTATTCAGCAAACTCTGTGTGAAGCTATACAGATGTTACCCCAAGTCTGGGCATTTATGTTGCCATGGCCCAGAtggattggtgtgtgtgtgtgtgtgtgtgtgtgtgtgtgtgtgtgtgtgtgtgtgtgtgtgtgtgtgtgtgtgtgtgtgtgtgtgtgtgtgtgtgtgtgtgtgtgtgtgtgtgtgtgtgtgtgtgtgtgaactccaTCCCGTGGGAAAGGCCTCTGGCTGTTAGATTTGAGGGAATGTGTAATGATGCATAATTTAGATGCCCTTTCAGCTGAGCCCCAGCACTCTCCTGCAGCACAAGGAGCAGCATCGAAGCTCACAGTAAAAGTCTGATTGCAATGCTTGATATAGGTTTTCATAGTTTGGTTCTTATTATACAGGAAAGTCTCATTTGAATTGCAGAAAACCGTATGCTTGTTTCTCTCTTACTCATGTTGTGAAATAAAGCAGCAGGcggaaacaaaacatttggctaCTACCAGGCATGAGAGCAACATAAAAATTGTTGGgactgtttaaaggtcccatgacatggtgctctttggatgcttttatataggcctcagtggtcccctaatactgtatctgaagtctctttcccgaacttcagccttggtgcagaattacagccactagagccagtcccacaatgagctttccttagtatgtgccatttctgtgtctgtagctattgaggaggagggggggggagcaaggtggagagtgggggtgtggccttgtaATTTATAAACATCCGCAAGAAACATATcttattaaaatgtatgttaTAATTTCAGCATTGCACATGATCACCTATGAAGCACTTTAATTTCACGTTTTCAATCCTTTTATGTGACTAAATCAGGTTGCAAGATGAGATTGGCCTCCGACAGGATGCAGAGAACAATTTGAATGCCTATAGACAGGTAATTCTGCTGATATTTCTTTAAATTCATAATCTAAGCAATTTATTTATTCTGACAACCCACCCTCATTCCTCTATGTGCCTCATTCTTTGCATAGGATGTGGATGAGGCGTCTCTCAATCGTGTTCAGTTAGAGAGGAAGATCGATGCCCTGCAGGATGAAATCAACTTTCTGAAGAAGACTCATGAAGAGGTAAGAAtaacactgaaagaaaaaacatgCTCAATCAACTTTAACTGTCACTACCTGTGCCACATTTAACCATCTCAtgaacttttcttcacttttcccACTACCTTTCCCCCTCCCAGGAGATGCGTGAGTTACAGGAGCAGATCATGGCCCACCAGGTGCATGTTGACTTGGATGTATCCAAACCAGACCTGACTGCTGCTCTAAGGGACATAAGGGTCCAGTATGAAACCATGGCCACCTCAAACATGCAGGAGACGGAGGACTGGTACCGATCCAAGGTCAGAGGGCTCAAAGATATGCCTTAATGAAGTGTGTAGTACTGAGAAGTAGAGTAACATACTTTAATATACCTTTGTACACAGTTTGCTGACCTGACAGATGCAGCCAATCGAAATGCAGAAGCCCTGCGTCAGGCCAAACAGGATGCCAATGAATACCGGCGTCAGATCCAGGTGGTGACCTGCGATCTTGAGGCTCTCCGCGGAACAGTAAGTCCAGAAAAACACTGTGTGTTGTGAACATATTGGCTAGTGTAATCCATCTTTGATAAAAATGAACATGATGCAGCTTCATCAATTACATATTTAGTGTAAAATTGGGCAATTTTATTCCTGAAATAATTTAAATGATACATTTTGGTGCCACAAAATTACAGTGAAGTCAGACAGTAATACGACAgtgacaatttttttcttttggcagCACAATGCAGCTGAGAAGCAGGTTTAAGTGCTGGCTCTCAACTTTGAGGAAGTTAACAGTCACATCATATTAACAGGGTAGAAAATGTTGCTCTTTTTATTCACAATTCCCCAATTTTACTTATGGACTaaacaaatcatattttaaacCTGTACAGACAGCAAGAACATGACATGTAATTCAACttgaattaaatgttaaaacatgGGTGTCTTGTCTGTAAATTAGGATCATTGTCTAGTAGATTATAGTAGCAAACATAGTAGCAGAAGTAAACAAACAGTATCAGTCAGTGTTGGCAGC
This window harbors:
- the LOC120573944 gene encoding glial fibrillary acidic protein, with the translated sequence MESQRAQSSYRKRFGPQGSGSTGVRIGSLSSGRLSWHGTPRNLTHSSPMSRISFGSTNTALLLGSPVDRLDFPADSLMKAQYKETRTNEKMEMMGLNDRFASYIEKVRLLEQQNKVLVAELNQLKGKEPSRLGDIYQEELRELRRQVDGLTTGKARQEIEKDNLAADLTMLKQRLQDEIGLRQDAENNLNAYRQDVDEASLNRVQLERKIDALQDEINFLKKTHEEEMRELQEQIMAHQVHVDLDVSKPDLTAALRDIRVQYETMATSNMQETEDWYRSKFADLTDAANRNAEALRQAKQDANEYRRQIQVVTCDLEALRGTNESLERQFRELEDRFAMETTGYQDTVSHLEEDIHALKEEMARHLQEYQDLLNVKLALDIEIATYRKLLEGEESRITIPVQSFSNLQFRETNLDTKTPEAHVKRSILVRTVETRDGEIIKESTTEHKDLP